A region of the Salvia splendens isolate huo1 chromosome 11, SspV2, whole genome shotgun sequence genome:
cTCAAGGTGACAAAAATGTTGAGATATAAATAGAGGAGCCATCGCCTTGCTAGCATTTCAAACACCGACTCCTCTCCTCTTGGCATTTCTCTTCACCACCTAAACAAAGAAATAGAGTTTGATCATACATTTGTCTTAAGCTGCCATTTCTGTAATTTTCTTGCAACACTCTTACCCAAAAGAAAATGGTGGACACATATAGCACTGATCTTCCTCCCGGTTTCCGATTCCATCCCACTGATGAAGAGCTGATCATGTTCTATCTCAAAAACCAGGCAACGTCAAGAACCTGCCCGGTTTCAATAATCCCCGAAGTCGATATCTACAAATTTGATCCATGGGAATTGCCTGGTTAGTAAACAATCATTGAAAAATAAAGATTTTTCATGTGCTACTACTATTACTAATATGGTTTGCTTCCCATGTCATAGAGAAAGCAGGATTTGGAGAGAGTGAGTGGTACTTCTTCACCCCTCGAGATAGGAAGTATCCGAACGGGATACGCCCGAATCGGGCAGCTGTTTCAGGATACTGGAAGGCTACAGGAACAGACAAAGTGATCTATAGCAGATCAAAATTTGTGGGTGTGAAGAAGGCTCTTGTTTTCTACAAGGGGAAGCCGCCGAAGGGCATCAAGACTGATTGGATCATGCACGAATATAGACTAGGCGAATCAAGGCCACATCCAAGCATGCAGAATGGCTCCATGAGGGTAAATTAATACATTGAATTTGCTCTGATTTTGAAACATGAAACAGACATGATCGGGAGAATGAATATGTTATCTTTTGTTGTGTATGCAGATGGATGATTGGGTTCTATGT
Encoded here:
- the LOC121756422 gene encoding NAC domain-containing protein 2-like; its protein translation is MVDTYSTDLPPGFRFHPTDEELIMFYLKNQATSRTCPVSIIPEVDIYKFDPWELPEKAGFGESEWYFFTPRDRKYPNGIRPNRAAVSGYWKATGTDKVIYSRSKFVGVKKALVFYKGKPPKGIKTDWIMHEYRLGESRPHPSMQNGSMRMDDWVLCRIYKKKNLTKPPEQRVEDSFIQPTITNDVIDPQIHKFPRTCSLTHLWEYEYMTSISQLPDENTYNVPFNNQESIVENRDQKYQPGQVQLPYTGAVKLQVHESIFVNPVSQLQ